The Microcebus murinus isolate Inina chromosome 4, M.murinus_Inina_mat1.0, whole genome shotgun sequence genome has a segment encoding these proteins:
- the KCNK4 gene encoding potassium channel subfamily K member 4 yields MRSTTLLALLALVLLYLVSGALVFQALEQPHEQQAQWELGEVREKFLRAHPCVSDQELGLFIKEVADALGGGANPETNSTSNSSHSTWDLGSAFFFSGTIITTIGYGNVALRTDAGRLFCIFYALVGIPLFGILLAGVGDRLGSSLRRGIGHIEAIFLKWHVPPELVRVLSAMLFLLIGCLLFVLTPTFVFCYMEDWSKLEAIYFVIVTLTTVGFGDYVAGADPKQEYPAYQPLVWFWILLGLAYFASVLTTIGNWLRVVSRRTQAQMGGLTAQAASWTGTVTARVTQRAGPPAPPPQKERPLLPPPPCPAQPVGRPQSPAPPEKVQPPSPPTASALDYPSENLAFIDESSDTQSERSCALPRAPPGRRRPNPARKPARPRGPGRPREKGVPV; encoded by the exons ATGCGCAGCACCACGCTACTGGCCCTGCTGGCGCTGGTCTTGCTCTACTTGGTGTCTGGTGCCCTGGTGTTCCAGGCCCTGGAGCAGCCCCACGAGCAGCAGGCCCAGTGGGAGCTGGGGGAGGTCCGAGAGAAGTTCCTGAGGGCCCATCCGTGTGTGAGCGACCAGGAGTTGGGGCTCTTCATCAAG GAGGTGGCTGATGCCCTGGGAGGGGGTGCGAACCCAGAAACCAACTCGACCAGTAACAGCAGCCACTCAACCTGGGACCTGGGCAGCGCCTTCTTTTTCTCAGggaccatcatcaccaccatcg GCTATGGTAATGTGGCTCTGCGCACAGATGCTGGGCGCCTCTTCTGCATCTTTTATGCACTGGTGGGGATCCCGCTGTTTGGGATCCTGCTGGCAGGGGTCGGGGACCGGCTGGGCTCCTCCCTGCGCCGTGGCATCGGTCACATCGAAGCCATCTTCTTG AAGTGGCACGTGCCACCGGAGCTGGTGAGAGTGCTATCAGCGATGCTCTTCCTGCTGATTGGCTGCCTGCTCTTTGTCCTCACGCCTACGTTCGTGTTCTGCTATATGGAGGACTGGAGCAAGCTGGAGGCCATCTACTTTGTCATAGTGACGCTCACTACCGTGGGCTTCGGTGACTATGTGGCTG GCGCTGACCCCAAGCAGGAGTATCCAGCCTACCAGCCGCTGGTGTGGTTCTGGATCCTGCTTGGCCTGGCCTACTTCGCCTCGGTGCTCACCACCATCGGGAACTGGCTGCGAGTAGTGTCCCGCCGCACACAGGCACAG ATGGGCGGCCTCACCGCGCAGGCTGCCAGCTGGACCGGCACAGTGACGGCGCGGGTGACCCAGCGAGCTGGTCCCCCCGCACCGCCTCCACAGAAGGAGCGGccactcctgcctccacctccctgtCCCGCGCAGCCGGTCGGCAGGCCCCAATCCCCCGCGCCCCCAGAGAAGGTCCAGCCGCCTTCCCCGCCCACGGCCTCGGCCCTGGACTACCCCAGCGAGAACCTGGCCTTCATCGACGAGTCCTCGGACACGCAGAGCGAGCGCAGCTGCGCGCTGCCCCGTGCGCCGCCAGGTCGCCGCCGCCCCAACCCCGCCAGGAAGCCTGCGCGGCCCCGAGGCCCCGGGCGTCCCCGAGAGAAAGGCGTGCCCGTGTAG
- the CATSPERZ gene encoding cation channel sperm-associated auxiliary subunit zeta, which yields MEEEPIEGLPDHRGSGEANSSSDIRDLWTTTSLSESQQNLPLFKVCENFDEEGIYVDKTQWYKQTRVWEDDEEDESHSFPEEPQEGSSTEPPAGKKGDSSRSKAEKRHSMSSVEGSRHAPHLAYWAEQQNRLPLPLRELMKNEALEILNKTLRSYRSGIGRDHFLTKELQRYIEGIKKRQDTGQNI from the exons ATGGAGGAAGAGCCTATCGAA GGGTTGCCCGACCACCGCGGCTCAGGCGAGGCGAACTCGTCCAGCGACATCCGGGACCTGTGGACCACCACCTCACTGTCGGAGTCACAACAGAACCTGCCGCTGTTCAAGGTCTGCGAGAACTTCGACGAAGAGGGTATCTACGTAGACAAGACTCAGTGGTACAAACAAACCCGCGTCTGGGAAGATGATGAAGAGGACGAGAGCCACAGCTTCCCAGAGGAACCGCAGGAAGGCAGCTCCACGGAGCCCCCCGCGGGGAAGAAGGGAGACAGTTCCAGGAGCAAGGCCG aaAAACGTCACTCAATGTCATCGGTGGAAGGCTCCAGACATGCACCCCATCTAGCCTACTGGGCAGAGCAGCAGAACAGG CTGCCACTGCCCCTGAGGGAGCTCATGAAGAATGAAGCTCTGGAAATTCTCAACAAAACCCTCCGGA GCTACCGGTCAGGAATTGGCAGGGACCATTTCCTGACCAAGGAGCTGCAGCGATACATCGAAGGGATCAAGAAGCGCCAGGACACGGGACAGAACATCTGA
- the ESRRA gene encoding steroid hormone receptor ERR1, giving the protein MSSQVVGIEPLYIKAEPASPDSPKGSSETETEPSVALAPGPAPTRCHPGHKEEEDGEGAGPGEQGGGKLVLSSLPKRLCLVCGDVASGYHYGVASCEACKAFFKRTIQGSIEYSCPASNECEITKRRRKACQACRFTKCLRVGMLKEGVRLDRVRGGRQKYKRRPEVDPLPFPSPFPAGPLAVAGGPRKTAPVNALVSHLLVVEPEKLYAMPDPAGPDGHLPAVATLCDLFDREIVVTISWAKSIPGFSSLSLSDQMSVLQSVWMEVLVLGVAQRSLPLQDELAFAEDLVLDEEGARAAGLGELGAALLQLVRRLQALRLEREEYVLLKALALANSDSVHIEDAEAVEQLREALHEALLEYEAGRAGPGGGAERRRAGRLLLTLPLLRQTAGKVLAHFYGVKLEGKVPMHKLFLEMLEAMMD; this is encoded by the exons ATGTCCAGCCAGGTGGTGGGCATTGAGCCTCTTTACATCAAAGCAGAGCCAGCCAGCCCCGACAGCCCAAAGGGTTCCTCGGAGACAGAGACTGAGCCTTCTGTGGCACTGGCGCCTGGTCCAGCTCCCACTCGCTGCCACCCAGGCcataaggaggaggaggatggggaaggggctgggcctGGCGAGCAGGGTGGTGGGAAGCTGGTGCTCAGCTCCCTGCCCAAACGCCTCTGCCTGGTCTGTGGGGATGTGGCCTCCGGCTACCACTATGGTGTGGCATCCTGTGAGGCCTGCAAAGCCTTCTTCAAGAGGACCATCCAGG GGAGCATCGAGTACAGCTGTCCGGCCTCCAACGAGTGTGAGATCACCAAGCGGAGACGCAAGGCCTGCCAGGCCTGCCGCTTCACCAAGTGCCTGCGGGTGGGCATGCTCAAGGAGG GGGTGCGCCTGGACCGTGTCCGGGGTGGGCGGCAGAAGTACAAGCGGCGGCCAGAGGTGGACCCGCTGCCCTTCCCAAGCCCCTTCCCTGCTGGCCCCCTGGCAGTAGCTGGAGGCCCCCGGAAGACAG CCCCGGTGAATGCACTGGTGTCTCACCTGCTAGTGGTTGAACCTGAAAAGCTATATGCCATGCCCGACCCAGCGGGCCCTGATGGACACCTCCCAGCTGTGGCTACCCTCTGTGACCTCTTTGACCGAGAGATCGTGGTCACCATCAGCTGGGCCAAGAGCATCCCAG GCTTCTCATCACTGTCGCTGTCTGACCAGATGTCAGTACTGCAGAGCGTATGGATGGAGGTACTGGTGCTGGGTGTGGCCCAGCGTTCACTACCACTGCAGGATGAGCTGGCTTTTGCTGAGGACCTGGTCCTGGATGAAGAGGGGGCACGGGCAGCTGGCTTGGGGGAACTGGGGGCTGCCCTGCTGCAACTGGTGCGGCGACTGCAGGCACTACGGCTGGAACGAGAGGAGTACGTCCTGCTGAAGGCCCTGGCCCTTGCCAATTCGG ACTCTGTGCACATCGAAGATGCTGAGGCTGTGGAGCAGCTGCGAGAAGCCCTGCATGAGGCCCTGCTGGAGTATGAAGCCGGCCGGGCCGGCCCTGGAGGGGGTGCTGAGCGGCGGCGGGCAGGAAGGCTGCTGCTCACACTACCCCTCCTCCGCCAGACAGCGGGCAAAGTGTTGGCCCATTTCTATGGGGTGAAGCTGGAGGGCAAGGTGCCCATGCACAAGCTGTTTTTGGAGATGCTTGAGGCCATGATGGACTGA
- the TRMT112 gene encoding multifunctional methyltransferase subunit TRM112-like protein produces the protein MKLLTHNLLSSHVRGVGPRGFPLRLQATEVRINPVEFNPEFVARMIPKVEWAALLEAADTLHLVEVPKEPIQGYEHDENFLRKMHHVLLEVDVLEGTLQCPESGRLFPISRGIPNMLLSDEETES, from the exons ATGAAGCTGCTCACTCACAATCTGCTGAGCTCGCATGTGCGGGGGGTGGGGCCCCGTGGCTTCCCCCTGCGCCTCCAG GCCACCGAGGTCCGCATCAACCCCGTGGAGTTCAACCCCGAGTTCGTGGCGCGTATGATACCCAAGGTGGAGTGGGCGGCGCTCCTGGAGGCGGCAGATACC TTGCACCTGGTCGAGGTGCCCAAAGAGCCGATTCAGGGATATGAGCATGATGAGAACTTTCTGAGGAAGATGCACCACGTCCTGCTGGAG GTGGATGTGCTGGAGGGCACCCTGCAGTGCCCGGAGTCTGGACGTCTGTTTCCCATCAGCCGTGGGATCCCCAACATGCTGTTGAGTGATGAGGAAACGGAGAGTTAG